aattttaactgcaAAAAGCTACTCAGAAAAAGTACAGCTTCTGTGAATGGAAGATGTGGTTAGGATGACAGAAGACCAACAAGTCAGGCACTTCTTTGAAGAAGGTGTTTTACTTCTTAAATGGTGAGGATGAGAAGGAAGGGATAATATGGGAGGTACACCTGTTGTGAACTactctgttaaaaaatatgCCTGTTACAGAAAGAGTTGGAGCCAACTTTTAGAGCAGCCAATGATCTCTTCATCTGCAGAGCTACACAATATTACTGCAGTAGCTTTATATGAAAGTATACACAGAAATATCTGTTATTTCTCCCAAGCATCTTTCATTCTGGAGACATTTTGTTTCACTTCGAGGATGTtaaattttgcttcctttccatGTTCTTTGTTCTCAGTGGTCCTTACAGGGATTTCATACATTTTAAGATTGTCTGAAAACACTGGAGACTGCTGGGAGCCTTGCTGGCCTGGATGCATGCCAGAAAATATATTGCTGAATACTGAAATCACAGCATCTAAGATGATTGCTTCAACCCCCTCATCCCTTTGTTTTGGCTGAAACTCTGAAGTGCCCTGGAGGTATCTACTGTGTTTAAGTGGCTGGGAAAGTAGAAAATAATAGCAGCTCATGGGTCAATTATAACATAGCATGAGAAATTCAGCCACatgttataaaaattaaaataaaccaattgGATTTGTCTGCCTGAATTCTGAACATTCACTATAGTATAAATGAGGGACAGCAAGACTTAGGCAAATCATACTTCCCAATTAGACTTGAAGGTAGTCGTCATTCaatgggcattttttttctgtgggaaattTTCACTGATATCACTGGTTCAGAATGGCTGTTTCACTATTACTCAGTACTTCTTGTCTTTTTCAACAAACAAATGCCTATCTCTGTTAATTTAATGGCAAAAACTTGCTTCAAGAGCTAGCTGACTTTTAGGGGGAGAACTTTTATTGTGTTTTGTGGACACAAAGTACAGAAATAATCTAGGTTATTTCAGCATCTGAGTATCCAATCTGCAGAtctatacttttttccttttaaaattctagGAGAAACACTGGGTGACCTAAAGATTGCTGCGTGTTCCTTCCATTGCAGAAATGTTTCAAGTGACAAGAGCACACTGTGCTTTGATTAGCTTTGTGCTGCTCTATATTATACATGGAATTATCTTCAGATAACAGATCTGTTGCACTGACTAATCCTAATTTCATCATATGGAATAATTCCAGGTACTGGAGAGTTGCGTTagcaccttctttttttttgcatacagaataaagaacaaatagCTTATACTGAAGAAGAAACTATTTCCTTAAACTCAGACCTTCTGTAATTTAGAGAGAGCTTTAAAACTGAGCATGCAGGCTTTTATGCACCCGCTCCCTGGCTGCAGTAATCATACTGGTAACTGAACTCTACAAAAGAGGGTCACTTCCACATAAATCTCAGGTTTGTATGTTGCCACACAGATACCAGTTCAAAGTAGCACCTTGGAAAGGCTGATCCAGAATTGCATAGGTTTGCTTGTAGAGAAGAAAGGCATAAAGGACACAGAGTACTCATTAGCTCTTAAATATGTGGAAACCCATTTCACTGCTTGAGAATTTTGTTCTCCTAAAGGAAGAAACGATGCACACGGAGTTACGGGttagaaattcagaatttcttgtgaaatgtaaatgttaaaaaatataaaaaatctGTGGATTTTGCATAGAAATTTCCAAAAAGTAAGTGGCTCTTAGCCAGTACTTTGGCCAGAGACCTGGTCATAACCGCGAGGATCACTGTGTAAGGGAACTGGTTGTTCAGGATCCCCAGAAGCCTAGCAGATGGCTAGCCAACAAATCTGCCTCTGCCTAGTTCAGCTGTTCCTCATCTTCACTGTGGAGACAAACTGCCCTGTATATACTAAAGTCAGCAAGCTTCgactaaagaaaacagatgccTCACCTGAAACggaaagcaaagaaacttcTTAGCAATACAGATGCTTGGTGACAATTACATGTTGACAATAATTCCCATTCAGCATGTAGAAATTGTGATTCTACTTACCTCATTTTGAACCTGAGCATTGCAGCaccataaaaaataataaataataataaaaagcagcatttgttaATCACATGTAACAATCTAAGATTAAGCATGCTGTTGGGCAAATGCTTCTGATACTGGTTCAACTGAATCTGTTTGGCATCTCCTCTCACTTCTGAAGTGCTGAGAAAGAGGCATGAACTAACTTGAAATACTAACATTCTCAGCTGCTGGAATGATAACCTTACACACACTAACGTttgcttaaatgttttgatttatgAGTTGCATCAAAGTAACTGACAGGCAagaaaaggtgtattttttaGCTCTTTCTGAATACTGTTGGAAAGACTCTGGGTTGCTATTGAAGTTTATCTGGTTTGGGTTTGAATTTTTGGATTAGAAATCAAAACCAGGCATATTGGGAGAATTATTATATTTCCATCTCTGATTGGCAATATGCACATTAGCTTACATAAAAATTTTTGCTTGGGCGTTCTAGTTAAAATTCTTACGCTTGAAAATGTCATTGTATTGGCATGTATTTCTGGACCACTCAGAATGAAGTCGTCTTGAATACATTTTCCAAGCTGAAATGGAAGCAATATGAAGCATATTCTTAGAAGCATTGTAAGTTCAAACCACAGCTCAGTCCCACAGAGATTCTGATTTAGAGAATCAGAGTAAGAAAACACAGTATCATATTTTGGAAAAGTGGACTTTTAAACAAGGAACCACTTTAAATAATGAGAATAACATACTACAGTATTTTATGTCTTGTTAGCACAATGTGGGATGACATCTGCAAAAGCTGTAAAAAGCTTCTTTATCCCCTCGCAAGCTATCTGCCATGAAATAGGGGCTTCACGTTTGACTGGACTAcacaaaattaatcttttcatttcagcctAAATCTGAGCAACAAGTTGAGTAACAGAATTCTACCAGACAGTTTTCATAGAGGGTTTGCCactcttaaaaatacaggaactTCCTCCTGTTCCTGTCTCTAAATACCAGCCATTACTTCATAAAAAACATGAACGTATAAAAAATATGACCATACAGCAATTATTTATGTCCGAAGTTACCTACATTAGCCGTTTAGCATGCATTATTCTAAAGTAGATGGCAGTATAGAATTATTAATACTCTTAAATATAAAATGGGACTCACCCCTAGTCCTGAAGacaacaaaaagcttttaaaatgactgtttGAGAAGGGGGGCCAAAATCAAGTCCTAAAGTCTTTTAAGACTAATACGCATATTCTTGGTCTACTCCCAGTGTCTAGACGTAGCCATAGAATGAAGGAAGTAGTGAAAATATGCAACAGTTTCTGCATATAGCTGAGGCAGACCAGCATCTGCTGGAGAAAGACCACCTCATGGTCTCTGACACAGAAATACTGCTTGTGATTTTCTATCTTTCAGTATGAGTTTATGATAAATCTATATATGATGGGTGTGCTCTGGTTCAGGCTGTGAAAGATGAGATGCACTGTTACAAGCTCATATGTACTGTAAGTGCAGAGGTTTGAATAAATGATTTGCATCAACCGTACTGATGTTACATCAAAACTTATTGCAGAGAttaggaaaataacatttctgaacCTTTCAGCCCACCATAAGtgtgggaaaatggaaaatatacagCTTTCCAATTAATAGCCCAATGATGtttttatgaaagcaaatgaaagaagtaCAACTATGTGAAGTTAGTGGTTCCAGACTGATTATTCAGGCTTTGTTCTCTAATCTTTCTGTAACCCTTCTAGAGCTATTCTTacttcctcttccctgccttttcttttttcctccactcctCTTTCTCACTTTTGATCATGAAATTCTCTTCAGATTTTTAGTGTTTGTGGATTCGTGAGTTGCTTAGCCCATCCCTCAAGTACATAGGAACTTTTATGGGTCTCCAGAAGTTCCATGTGGTATACATCTGCTATAGATTGAGATTCTTTAACAACTTGTAGGAGAATAATTTATGACATCAGTCTAAACTATCTGATGCTTTTTGGGGATGTTAGCAAGCAGTGATGAAGCATGTCCTTTTCTGATAATAATATTGACTATAACCCATTAAAGAACAAAGCATGCCAGACTGCAGGGAAATAAAGAGAACTACCTCCTACTATTTCCTGGTGTGCTGTGGTACAGAATATCATCCCGTACTACAGTACTAGAAAAGTACTAGTAGATACATATGAGGAAGACTACCTAGTTTCTCACATTTTTAACTCCATGGGTCATGTTCCAAACACGATGCAGTAAACGAATCATGCTGAcagttttctccatttctcaaTGATAAAATTAATGGCAAATCAGGCTCTGAATCATAGATGACAACAACGACATGATGTTACTTATCTGGTGGAAATCAGCACAGCTCCTTTGTCACTTCATACCAGCTATGGCACATAACAAATTTTATGCATTTGTGGTGGGTAACCAACACTATAAAGGAATAAGCAGTAAAATAAGCAATAACCTGGGGATGTATTTGTATCAGCTGTTAGGTAATCAAAATTTTTTTAGATAGCCAGTGTAGTTGCCAATTAATTCTGCCAGTTAAGCTAATTGTCTGCTACTTTATAACTTTGTGAAAGCCTGAGTTGATTGAGCACAAGTTGTGATCTATTACAGGGAGAACTTCTTACATAAGCATAGGGTTTGATTTTTGTGCCGCTATTTATTGCTTTGCATCAATAGATCTATTttctaaaccagaaaaaatatgGAATATCATTTTAATTGGCTCCTAAAATATACAATATTTGTGATTCTCACAACAGGAGGACTGTGCCATATGGGCTGTCTAACTACAGAGGCAGTTTCAGAGGCAAAAGGTCTACAGGCCAGATTCAAAGTACTTTCCAGTCTTCATTTCGGTGTTCTTGTTTGGATGCTCATGACAAACAGTGTATGCAGTTTTGCAGAAGAATGCAAGACAGAAGAAGGTGAGTATCTTTTCTTAATATTGCAAACTGTCTACATGATTTGACTATTTTATGGAGATAAATTAATCAAGTTGCACGTATCAAATGAAATCAATTAAcaaatatattgattttaaataagattCTCATCTCcagttgtggtgggttaaccctggccagcagccaagcacttACGTAGCCGCTTGTTCACTTCCCCTGTAAGTGGGATGGGGGAGTaaataggaagaacaaaagcGAGAAAACTCATGTGTCACAATCAAGAGAGTTTAACAGGTGAAGGAAAGAGGCCAGACCCAGTACAGTActgctttgaattttctttttgctgtttctttttatgatgTGGTATTTTTGAAACAGCAGATCTCTTGTCCAGGTAGGGGCATGCTTAATATTGCATGATTTTAGAATGTTTTAAGTTTTATCTAGTCTAATGAAGAGTATGAAATTGTCATTTTATGAATGGCTCTGTAAGGGTGGTTGATGAGAACACAGTGACAAACttagaaaatctctcttccccAGAAATCATGGATCAATGaaaaagacagaggagaagGACCAACACAGGGAAGAGGAACACACAGTACCACAGAGAGTTCGGAAGATTCTGAACAGTCAGGTATGCTACAGATGTTTAATGTTGAAAAGAACTAATTTTCcataaattttctttgtatttgcaGGACTCTAAATTCTTTCAACTGAATGTTATCACTTCTTGCTAAATaagggcagaatttggcccatgatttgttttttttttttaatttattttttaaaataacttttagtATACACAGAACTACTACAACATTCCTCATGCTGATACAGCTCCTTCAAAAGTTGGATTCTTTGGCTATAAGCCAATACATATTTTGGCAACAgtcccctctttttcttttctttttttttttttttttttagggcaaGGGCTGTTCCTGTCTATCATCTTTTTGCTCATTTAGCACTGCAGCAACTTAGCTACATGTCCCAATGCAGTGCTTCAATAAAACTTAAATTGTCAAggtaaagaaacagaacaaactttgtggaaaaagtatttggagggaaaaataaatctagtttAGATGTCAGATATAAAAAGGTTACTGTGGCCTAATAGCCAGTTTCAAAAAGTTCCAAATCTACCCTTAATACTATTGCtacatacaaaatgcaaaatgatgtCAGGATAAGCAAATACTTGTAGTTCTGGGTAAAATGAAGCAGCCATTAGAactaaaaaagtttaaaaaaaaaaggcacaccATTACCGAAAATGTTTAGCTATGAAGGGAAGCACTTGGATTAGAAGTCTCCAAGCTGAATTTATTGCTATGATTATTTGATCAGAGCTAATTAGACAACTGAGTAGCATTCACTCTGTGTACACATAATCAAGGAGATGAACCACAGTTCTATCAGGTAATAGGGAGTTAGTTCTGAATAATTAAgcagtttggtttgtttgttttttgttttgtttttttttaaagctttaacaTTTATTTGCTGAAGCTCAGAAGCAAGAACTTAAACTACAACTCTCCCTTGAGACGGACAAACTTGATGCTTCAGTCTGATGCCAGTGGAGAATTCAGCAGTATGCAACACTTTGATTTCAACAATGCCACTTTGAGGGCATGTGAACCTGTATGAAGAAGCTTTCTCCCATGCTCCCCTCGCGACAGTCTCAGTAAAGGATAATCTTTATCATGTAACCTGGCAGGGAATGTATCACTAttgaagaaaaattcaaaggCAGATCCAAACTTCAGCAACACAAAgtttcaggaaacatttttctatgTCATTTAAAAAGTACAATAGAAACACACTGTTTTACTTACTGCTTGCTATATGTCCGAAGAATCCATCCACAGCTTTATGCAGGCAACTGTAATTGGAGAATGTGATGAGTTAGAGAGAGATTGCCTATACATGAGTTCTCATTAAGAATAAACagatacaaaatatttctcttgttAATGTATGCAAGCCTGAATCATCATATTGTAACTTCGTGGCAGATGTTTAAATGACAGTATCTATGCAGAATAAATATGAATGgctaatataaatattattataaacTATAGCAAGTTAAGAGTATACATCGAGTATTCAATAGATTACCTAATTTAGGCACAAATTATTCCTGCACTTCAAAGTTCCattcaaaaacatttacagtGATTATTTAAGGATGCACTGTAGTTGATGAACAGAACTCCAATTATTCATCCCAAAGAATTTCCTAACTATGAAAGGGTAGGACTGTAGAACTTCAAATGAAACTTCATACAATCAGAGTAACTTACTGTACTAGACCATTTGCTGTTCTAAGCCTCTACATACGTTATCATCCACAGTACATACATTCATCTTTGGTAGTACTATAAATCAAATTTTTATCTCTTCATTGAAACATCATTACTGAATAACTTGGAAACTTGGCAATAAGAAGGATTATATCCAACCCGGGACATTTTTCAATGTAAatgatttcttcagaaattatgGACTTTTTTTTGATAGGAGGATGCAAGAgtaagctaggaaaaaaaagagtaacttcGCAAATCCTGTtctatattatttaaaaagaaagagaggaaatccCTTACTTGTGacattacagattttttttggttcGACTGACCTTCAGGCAGACTTTCCCCAGGGCACACAGGTTAAACTATAACCTGATaacattaaattatattttatcagaagaaagatggagaccAAAAGAAAAACGAAAATAAATTAACAGTAAAAATTGTTATATAGGCTTAAAATGATGGTAATAGACTTTGTTTGAAACAAGAAAGGGAGGTCTTTGCCaaaatatatatgatatattttatatatatgtggatatatttcataaataaattattatagttataaaattaaatatatctttCAGTTATTGCATTTGTATCAGTTTCTTACTTGCTGTACAAATGATTTTGTACGTTTATAGAAAATAGATTATTTATTGTatagaaacatttcaaatactattttcccgtaatttttaaaagacactgtATAGTTctggggtttttaaaaaataatcagggtTTGTTATGGAGAATGCTTAATGTTCATTTATAACCAtcaactggaattttttttccccccgtgAATGCATACGCCCAGTTCATACAAAAACTTGCCTTCTTCAAGAGGTTGCTAGTTCTCCTAACAGTTTCAGGATTGATtatgaaaacataataaaaagttCTTTGATAATAATTATGCATAAAAAGTTACATTACAATTTTGTGTCCCTTTTGCTGTAAATGTAACCCTCATCTGGCCTAATTTGTATCCTGGGACAAACGAGGAGGTAGTGGTCATTTGGACCGTGAGTTCTTTTTGTGAACAATGttcactgacttcagcttcagtcattatattttttttttccctggaattgCAAACACATCCCAATGCTGACAAGGCTGTCAGTGCCTCCTCAACTGATACAATTCAGCTTTTAGATGAACTGCTCAGCCTATGTTTGGATTTCTACTGTCTTCCCCCACGTGAATTCAATTTCAATGTTGCATTTGAAGATAGATTCACACCTTCCCCAGTCCCACTTGCTTTCACtctattttaaatgttcacagaaaaaaaaaaaaaatcaaactgggTTCTTTCTTTGGCATGCAGGTAGATTTAGCCCTTGAGTAGTGGGCTACCACTGTTATTGTTGTGCTTTTTCCTCAAAAGTTGTTAATAGCAATAAGAACAATAAATGATCAGAAGTCTAGAAAACAATGTAGAAGGGAGGTTTGgaagaatttcagtttttcagcctacgaaggagaaggaagagaggagatgTGAATGCAGTTGTCAAATGCAAAGGGCTGTGACAGAGGGGAAAGCGGTGTTTTGTTCCCTGTGTTCCCAGAAGGAAGTGCAAGAAGTAGGGGGCTTACATTACAGCAAAGCCATTCAGGTAAAGGTATCACCAAGAATAGTTAAGTGCCATGAAGACAATCGTTTCTATCACCACCTCCACCTCTTACTCCTTGGCTGTGCCTTGTGAAAGGCATGGGCTTTGATGTCAAAGAAAGAGGGCCGTCAAAGCTGTGAGTGTGAAAGGGACTATGTCTTTCTACAGAGTTAGGTGACTATTCCCTGAGCAGAGCTCATGTCTCGGTTCCTGTACTTTAGAATAAATGGCTCCTTGCTTGCTGTGCTAGCTTTTGGGGATACCAGTCTTTTGCTTCTAATTCTTCCCACATATTATAAAATGCTTGTAAAACCTGGGAGTCAAGTTCTTCTGTAGATCCTTCTCCTGTTATGTCAATATAGGGATGACAAAATAAGGCAtgtaggaggaaaagaaactgatttttagTTGACTTCACCAGGAAAGATGTTTCATTTCTATAAAGAAAtttacacaaattaaaatagatgattttttcatttaattatccTCACCCTTACTAAGGGTTTTTTGTAACACACTGAAGTCTACTAGATACATGAGTGGGAGAAGTTGATACGTTTTTAGGGTTGTTTTGTCATACAGGGAAGTAATTTTCTCTTGGCTAAACTGTGACTGAAATAATTCctcatctgctttaaaaatgtgctgaatGGTATTTACTATATCCTCCAACTATTTATTAAATACAGCAAACtgacttgtttttctgcatAACAAAACATCAAACTTCTGGCATGATGTGTCAGCAGAGATTGAATGAAATGCTTTTGATGGTTTTAAAATCCCCAAGTTTGACATCTAAGCCTTTCCCTCTCACAAAACGCAACTGAGCAAAAAGAGCTTGTAAGAATTTCTCTTGCTACAAGAAAAGAATGCAAGTGTTACACGCACTATAATACTCTTTTTATAATGACCAAAAGAAATGGTGGCCACAATTCTTGGATGTGTTCTTATCACATCCACCCTGAATACTTTTAGATACCTAGCACTTAAGCCTGAAAGATGTTTCCATTGGCGGCATCTAGCATCTTTCATGCATACTCAAGGTGTTGCTTTTAGGAGTTGGTTTTCAGAACAGCTAGGCAAAAATAACTCTGATGTGAAAGATTGCTGAGGACAATCGTTACAGTTTGGTTCAAGGTGATTTAAGAAGACAAAATTGTGTCTtgataaaagcaaaatgcaggcTAACATAAGTAAGACTGAATAATGTAGCTAAATGTTATTGTtagaaaaggaacaaattttAGCCATATGAACATTAAATCTTTAAATCCATAGCTTGAAATCTATTGGAATAGTAATCGGCAAAATTGTAAACAGATGAGATTGGAAACAATGTCTCTTTTCACTACTAGAGTTTTACAATGGAAAAGATATAACCTGATCTGGAGAGCTTTATGCTACAAAGAAATGTCAGGATTGAGAGACTTAAAATACATTAAGCAAGTTAAACAACGCATATTGAACTTTGTTTACTTTGCAGTAGTATCTTGccaaactttctttaaaaagcacattttaaaaagtattttgacttCGAAGATTTACAGAAGTGCTTTAGGAGACAGGTGTGCCTTCATTTGTACTCCAAAGGTGTCTGTCTCTGTAGCTTAGTGACCCATGCTGATAGTAGCACAGCTGAGCTTCAACAGAGGTTTGGGATGAGGTTCAAGTCTCAGCTCCTGTTCTGCTGTGGGAAACACCTCACTGAATTCTTGGGCTCTTAGTGGGTTTTAGCCTAGAGTCACACCAATATCCACATTGAACACCCCTCACCATATCTAGGTCTTCTAGCTTagttctctctttttatttcaatacaaTCCTTATCCATTTTATAACAGACCAGGTTGCTAGTCATTTCCTGTATGCACCACTTTTAGAAATTAGGTATATATGTAAGCCCATCTAAAAACTCCTTCTGcacttctgtgtttctttagGCATCTAAACATCTTTACCATGACCAATTACCATTTGGTCATCAGTAAATGGATTCCTTGACTCGAACTTCCTCGCAAGCGCTGAAGTTCTAGCCCCTTAACAATAAGTTGATTAGAAGTCTTTGACATTCAAACTCCATTTtttctatgaatattttaaaatcctataCAGACAAGATCATTTAGACACGAAAGGGCCAGTATGTTAAACAATGAAAGAATCTTAGAGAAGACGGGAGTTTCCTTTTTAGTGGTTATAATGGATATTCCATTAGACAACAAATCACATTTATTAACTAATCATTTCTGTTAAAGCTGTTTCTCAGAGTGTGAACCAGCTCTCCCTTAAGTTAGTGAGTGTTTATGTGTTTCATGAATGGTAATTTTGCCGTACTGGTCCAGGAATTATTTGTTCTATTGCAAtcagttaaataattttcatttttattttcatagatCATTTTGATTTAGCtgtcttatttttataattactcccctcacccccccaaaGAATTGACTAAACAATTTGGAAATGCTTCAGTGCCTCACTATGTTTCTCTTTGGTGTTCCAGGCCTGGCAGTCTATATTGCTCAAGAGGTGAGCTGCCTTCGCTTATCA
The genomic region above belongs to Gymnogyps californianus isolate 813 chromosome 17, ASM1813914v2, whole genome shotgun sequence and contains:
- the EDN3 gene encoding endothelin-3 isoform X1, with the protein product MELGLLFLFGLTITSTAGSALPRPRSLLLPAGGEPRSAALGQKEREESEAAALPGGGRAKVDGGALRRRARRCTCYTYKDKECVYYCHLDIIWINTPERTVPYGLSNYRGSFRGKRSTGQIQSTFQSSFRCSCLDAHDKQCMQFCRRMQDRRRNHGSMKKTEEKDQHREEEHTVPQRVRKILNSQVCYRCLMLKRTNFP